One genomic region from Delphinus delphis chromosome 14, mDelDel1.2, whole genome shotgun sequence encodes:
- the MYCT1 gene encoding myc target protein 1 codes for MANNTTSLGSPWPENFWEGVIMSFTVSMATVLVIGGFIWALFVCFSRKRASAPISQWSSSRRSRSSYTHGLNRTGFYRHSGCERRSNLSLASLTFQRQTSLEQANSFPRKSSFRGSTFHPFLQSPPLPVETESHMVTFPSSNTSSTINTSHSLGRPDFHWSNHSLRIGLSTPAPPAYESIIKAFPDS; via the exons ATGGCTAATAACACAACAAGTTTAGGGAGTCCATGGCCAGAAAACTTTTGGG agGGCGTTATAATGTCCTTCACAGTGTCCATGGCAACTGTACTTGTAATTGGAGGATTtatttgggctttgtttgtttgtttctctcgaAAAAGAGCCAGTGCCCCCATCTCACAGTGGAGTTCAAGCCGGAGATCTAGATCTTCTTACACCCACGGCCTCAACAGAACTGGCTTTTACCGCCACAGTGGCTGTGAACGTCGAAGCAACCTCAGCCTGGCGAGCCTCACTTTCCAGCGCCAAACTTCCCTGGAACAAGCCAATTCCTTTCCAAGAAAATCAAGCTTCAGGGGCTCAACTTTCCATCCATTTCTGCAAAGTCCACCACTTCCCGTGGAAACTGAGAGTCACATGGTGACTTTCCCTTCATCCAATACCTCCTCCACCATCAACACTTCCCACAGTCTGGGCCGTCCTGATTTCCACTGGTCCAATCACAGTCTTCGGATTGGCCTTTCAACACCAGCCCCACCTGCCTATGAGTCAATCATAAAGGCTTTCCCGGATTCCTGA